TTCCCAGGGCCATGGTGCGGGCACCGGGCGGCGAGAAGTTGAACTGCAGCCCGGCGTTGATCTCGTCGTTGGTCTGCGCGGCCGCCTCCGGGGCGACCAGCGCGCAAAGAGCCAGCGCCAGCACGACCCCGAGACACCATTTCGCAGCTCCACGCTCCACTCGCGAGCCCTTCCTTTAAGCTCTTTGCTAATGTAGCACAAGAACCACGCCGACCATGCCTACCAGCCGAGAAGGGTCAGAGGGGAAACCTGGGACCGCCGCTCCGCAGCGAGCCCTCTGGCGGACCGCCGTAGGCCTCGTCCTGCTGGCCACCGCGCTGGTCTTCAGCCCGATCGTCCGCAACGGCTTCGTCAACTTCGACGATCCGCGCTTCCTCGTCGACAACCCGGTGGTTCGCCAGTTTGGCTGGCCGGGAGTGAGAGAGGCCTTCGCGGAGCAGATCTTGAGCCCGCATTACAAGCCGTTCGTCTACCTCAGCTGGCAGGTCGAAAACCGACTTTTCGGCATGAAACCGATCGTCTTTCACCTCGACAATCTGCTACTCCACCTCCTGAACTCGACCCTGGTGTTCTACGCGGCCCTCGCCGTCTTCCGGATCGCAGGCTTCCCTCCGAGAAAGACCACCTTCGCGGCCTTCTTCACGTCTCTTCTCTTTGCGGTGCACCCTCTTCACGTCGAGTCCGTGGCCTGGGCCGTCCAGCGAAAGGACGTCCTTTTCTCGGCGTTCTTCCTAGGCGCCTTGTTGTGCTATCTCAGATACGCTCGGAGCGGCTTCGTCAAACCGCGGTGGCTCGGCGCAAGCTGCCTCTGCTATCTCGGCGGCGTTCTGAGCAAGGGAGCCGCGCTCACTTTCGTGATCGTTCCGTTTCTGATCGACGACCTCGCCCAACGCAGAGTCGATGCCCGCCAGCTGCGGGAGAAGTTGGCTTTCGCCGTCATCGCCTTGCTCGCCGCCGCTCTCTACGGGCTGCCGCCAAGCTTGGGGCAGGCTCAGGCCGGCCGCGGTGAGACGCTCTCGGCTTCCCTCGGAGCCCAGCTGGTCAGGGTCTGGGCCTTCGCGGCCCACGTCGCGGCGCCGTTTCATCTTTCCGTGATCTATCCGGAGTCGCTCTTCGTGAGCGTGCCCGGCGGCATCCTGGCAGCTGTGGCCGCCGCGAGCCTCTTCGTGGCGCTTTGGGTCTTTCGGGATCGAGCCCGATCGCGGGTGTCCGGCTTCGGGGTGCTCTTCTTTCTCGTGACCATCAGTCCGGTCCTCTCGATGTCAGGGCGAGGCACGAACTTCCTCTCCGATCGCTATGTCTACTTGCCTTCGCTCGGCCTGATCCTCTTGCTCGTGGGTCTGCTCTGTCGTGGCGACATGGTCACACGCCGCTTCCGGCAAGTCGGATCCTTGCTGACGATCGTCGCCGTCGTCTGGGGCGGCCTCACGTTCAGCCGCGTCCGGGTCTGGACCGACAGCGAGACGCTTTGGTCCGACGTCATCGCCAAGTTCCCGGGCAGAGTCGGCGAGGCCCACCTCAATCGTGGCACCTTTCGCTTCGAGGCCGGCCGCCTGGAAGAAGCGCTCGCGGACTTCCATGCGGCCATTCTCATCAATCCACGTCTTCCCAAGGCGTTCAGCAATCGTGGGGCCCTCCGCGCGCGCCGGCGAGAGCTCGACGCGGCGCTTCAAGACTTCGACCGCGCACTCGAGCTCGACCGCTACCTCTGGCCCGCTGCCCTCCAGAGGGCCATGGTGCTCACGCTTCAGGGTCAATTCGACCAGGCCGAACAGGAGTATGACCGCTATCTCTCGGCCCTGGCGGGTGACGCCAGAGGCTACTTCTGGAGGGGCCTGAACCGGCAGGCCACGGGCCTCCACGAGCGCGCCATCGAGGACTTCTCGCGAGCGATCGACCTTGAGCCGGGCCATCGCAAAGCGATGCTCGCCCGTGCCGAATCGTATCGGATGCTGGGAAGGCCCGTCGAATAGTAGAGGAGAAACCCATGATCCTGCGATTGTTGTGCGTCGTCTGTCTTCACGCTCTCCTTCTCTCCGACCACCTCGCCGCCACAACGACGCCGTGCAGCTCCTGCGCCGACTGCACCTCGAAGCTCAAGGGGGCCTT
This region of bacterium genomic DNA includes:
- a CDS encoding tetratricopeptide repeat protein, translating into MPTSREGSEGKPGTAAPQRALWRTAVGLVLLATALVFSPIVRNGFVNFDDPRFLVDNPVVRQFGWPGVREAFAEQILSPHYKPFVYLSWQVENRLFGMKPIVFHLDNLLLHLLNSTLVFYAALAVFRIAGFPPRKTTFAAFFTSLLFAVHPLHVESVAWAVQRKDVLFSAFFLGALLCYLRYARSGFVKPRWLGASCLCYLGGVLSKGAALTFVIVPFLIDDLAQRRVDARQLREKLAFAVIALLAAALYGLPPSLGQAQAGRGETLSASLGAQLVRVWAFAAHVAAPFHLSVIYPESLFVSVPGGILAAVAAASLFVALWVFRDRARSRVSGFGVLFFLVTISPVLSMSGRGTNFLSDRYVYLPSLGLILLLVGLLCRGDMVTRRFRQVGSLLTIVAVVWGGLTFSRVRVWTDSETLWSDVIAKFPGRVGEAHLNRGTFRFEAGRLEEALADFHAAILINPRLPKAFSNRGALRARRRELDAALQDFDRALELDRYLWPAALQRAMVLTLQGQFDQAEQEYDRYLSALAGDARGYFWRGLNRQATGLHERAIEDFSRAIDLEPGHRKAMLARAESYRMLGRPVE